Proteins from a single region of Nitrospinota bacterium:
- a CDS encoding IscS subfamily cysteine desulfurase yields the protein MNLPIYMDNHATTPVDRRVLEAMLPYFCEDYGNAASRNHSFGWRAEEAVGRAREQVARLIGAKPREIIFTSGATESDNLALKGVAEMYQEKGDHIITQVTEHKAVLDTAKRLERQGFEVTYLPVDREGLVDPDDVRRAFRETTILISIMAANNEIGTLQPVEEIGRIAKERGVLFHSDAAQALGKIPVDVRAWGTDLVSLSAHKMYGPKGVGALYVRRLDPRVRLSPMMDGGGHERGMRSGTLDVPGIVGFGAACELAYREMEAEAERIRALRDRLQSGILSHLEEVYLNGHPDRRLPGTCNLSFAYVEGESLVTGLNDIALSSGSACTSVGHESSHVLKALGLNTEMINSSLRFCLGRFNTEEEVEYVIQKVREVVERLRELSPLYEGTRDGLDVSSVL from the coding sequence ATGAATCTGCCCATCTACATGGATAACCACGCCACAACTCCTGTCGACAGGCGGGTCCTGGAGGCGATGCTTCCCTACTTTTGCGAGGATTACGGTAACGCCGCAAGCCGAAACCATTCATTTGGTTGGCGGGCCGAGGAGGCCGTAGGGCGGGCCAGGGAGCAGGTCGCCCGGCTGATAGGAGCCAAGCCCAGGGAAATTATCTTCACCAGCGGGGCGACCGAGAGCGACAACCTCGCTTTGAAGGGCGTGGCCGAGATGTATCAAGAGAAGGGCGATCACATCATCACCCAGGTGACCGAGCATAAAGCTGTTCTCGATACCGCCAAGCGGCTTGAGCGCCAAGGCTTCGAGGTCACCTATCTGCCGGTTGACCGAGAAGGGTTGGTAGACCCGGACGACGTTCGGCGTGCGTTCAGGGAGACGACTATTCTCATCTCCATCATGGCGGCCAACAACGAGATCGGCACACTCCAGCCGGTGGAGGAGATCGGCCGGATCGCCAAGGAGCGGGGAGTGCTGTTCCACAGCGACGCGGCCCAGGCATTGGGCAAAATACCTGTCGATGTAAGAGCCTGGGGGACGGATCTTGTGAGCCTGAGCGCCCACAAGATGTACGGGCCGAAGGGGGTGGGTGCTCTCTACGTTCGGCGCCTAGACCCCCGGGTGCGGCTCTCCCCGATGATGGACGGCGGGGGCCACGAGCGTGGCATGCGGAGCGGCACCCTTGACGTGCCGGGCATCGTTGGGTTCGGAGCGGCTTGCGAGCTGGCTTACCGGGAGATGGAAGCTGAGGCCGAGCGGATTCGGGCGCTGAGGGACCGGCTCCAGTCTGGCATCCTTTCCCATCTAGAGGAGGTCTACCTCAACGGCCACCCCGATCGGCGCCTTCCGGGCACGTGCAATCTGTCGTTCGCCTACGTGGAGGGCGAAAGCCTTGTTACGGGCCTCAACGATATAGCGCTCTCCAGCGGCAGCGCCTGCACATCGGTCGGCCATGAGTCCTCGCACGTGCTAAAGGCTCTGGGGCTGAACACGGAAATGATCAACTCGTCTCTCCGTTTCTGCCTCGGCCGGTTCAACACCGAAGAGGAGGTCGAATACGTAATTCAAAAGGTCAGGGAGGTCGTGGAGCGGCTCCGGGAGCTATCCCCCCTCTACGAGGGGACTAGGGATGGTCTTGACGTCTCCTCCGTTCTGTAG